The proteins below are encoded in one region of Pseudonocardia sp. DSM 110487:
- a CDS encoding AMP-binding protein encodes MDSPDGSPQDGTPQHVADLVARAARSTPDLAAIVDVTSEITLTWAQLDAAVSAEATRLGAAGAGAGERVLVRLGNSAAFCVSVLGALRAGAVSVPFGPVAVARELEIVLDDCRPAVVVAAEGDDAAQRCGPSVGAALLPPPDLRPGAAAPAVAALGGGEDIALLIYTSGTTGRPRGVQLSHRAVLANREQTASLRPAPVLPVDRVLLSIPLFHVFGLAAGFLQACWAGATVVLTERFDPKHIADVLVRERVSGMAGVPSMFRALLELPPAELRAATAGLRLCTSGGAPLPPQWLDDFRTVTDLPIYEGYGLTEAGPVLTMNAIGRPPKPGSVGRPLPGVELRLVDREGRPIEVVAAPDPEDIDEDVSDPAHDTGLVAVRGPNLFSGYWPDGDGGPDADGWFRTADVGFLDHEGDLHLVDRSSDLVIVNGFNVYPREVETVLAELPAVAEAAVVGVPDENTGEAVKAVLVRAEGAELTEDEVLAHCTERLARFKVPSVIEFADALPRTPTGKVARRQLAGRS; translated from the coding sequence GTGGACAGCCCTGACGGCAGCCCGCAGGACGGGACCCCGCAGCACGTGGCCGATCTGGTCGCGAGGGCGGCGCGCAGCACCCCGGACCTGGCCGCGATCGTGGACGTGACCAGCGAGATCACGCTCACGTGGGCGCAGCTCGACGCCGCCGTGAGCGCGGAGGCAACCCGCTTGGGGGCGGCCGGAGCCGGGGCGGGCGAGCGGGTGCTCGTGCGGCTGGGCAACAGTGCGGCGTTCTGCGTCTCGGTGCTCGGTGCGCTGCGGGCGGGCGCCGTGTCCGTCCCGTTCGGACCCGTGGCGGTGGCCCGCGAGCTCGAGATCGTGCTCGACGACTGCCGGCCAGCGGTCGTCGTTGCTGCGGAGGGCGACGACGCGGCGCAGCGATGCGGCCCGTCGGTCGGGGCAGCCCTGCTCCCGCCGCCCGATCTTCGTCCCGGCGCGGCGGCGCCCGCCGTGGCGGCGCTCGGCGGCGGCGAGGACATCGCGCTGCTGATCTACACGTCCGGCACGACGGGCCGCCCCCGGGGCGTGCAGCTGTCGCACCGGGCCGTGCTGGCCAACCGCGAGCAGACCGCATCGCTGCGACCCGCGCCGGTCCTCCCGGTGGACCGGGTGCTCCTGTCGATCCCCCTCTTCCACGTCTTCGGCCTCGCCGCAGGGTTCCTGCAGGCCTGCTGGGCGGGGGCCACGGTCGTGCTCACGGAGCGCTTCGACCCGAAGCACATCGCCGACGTGCTCGTGCGGGAGCGCGTGAGCGGGATGGCGGGCGTGCCCTCGATGTTCCGGGCGCTGCTCGAGCTCCCGCCCGCCGAGCTGCGCGCCGCCACCGCGGGCCTGCGGTTGTGCACGTCCGGAGGGGCGCCGCTGCCGCCGCAGTGGCTCGACGACTTCCGGACGGTCACCGACCTGCCCATCTACGAGGGGTACGGCCTCACCGAGGCAGGCCCGGTACTCACGATGAACGCGATCGGCCGCCCACCGAAGCCAGGGTCGGTCGGCCGCCCACTGCCCGGCGTCGAGCTGCGCCTCGTGGACCGCGAGGGGAGGCCGATCGAGGTCGTGGCCGCCCCCGACCCCGAGGACATCGACGAGGACGTCTCCGACCCGGCGCACGACACCGGGCTGGTGGCCGTACGTGGACCGAACCTCTTCTCCGGCTACTGGCCCGACGGCGACGGCGGCCCGGACGCCGACGGCTGGTTCCGCACCGCCGACGTGGGCTTCCTCGACCACGAGGGTGACCTGCACCTCGTCGACCGCTCGTCGGACCTGGTGATCGTCAACGGCTTCAACGTGTACCCCCGCGAGGTGGAGACCGTGCTCGCGGAACTGCCGGCGGTGGCTGAGGCGGCGGTCGTCGGGGTCCCCGACGAGAACACCGGCGAGGCGGTCAAGGCCGTGCTGGTGCGCGCCGAGGGCGCCGAGCTGACGGAGGACGAGGTGCTCGCGCACTGCACGGAGCGGCTGGCCCGGTTCAAGGTGCCGTCGGTGATCGAGTTCGCCGACGCGTTGCCCCGCACCCCCACCGGCAAGGTGGCACGCCGGCAGCTCGCGGGGCGGTCGTGA
- a CDS encoding glutamyl-tRNA reductase — translation MSVLVVGLSHRSAPVQVLERAAVGATEVPKLLEELLRGQHVSEAVLLSTCNRIEVIAVVDAFHGGLADVSAVLAQHAGMSLTELTEHVFVHYAGSAVQHLFAVAAGLDSMVVGEAQILGQLRTAYATADETGTVGRALHELVQQALRVGKRVHTSTGIDTAGASVVSESLADAAAELGELAGRRAVVVGAGAMGALAAAHLRRAGVAEIVVLNRSPERADRLAENTRAQGTPARVAALDTLAAELATADLMVACTGAVGTVVELDQVADAVAERAGRRLAIVDLGLPRDVDPRVAELPGVAVVDLAALQRRLASGDRGAAVAAAQQLVADEAQAYLAAQRSAEVTPTVTALRRRASEVIDAELLRLDSRLPDLEPKVREEFGRSVRRVVDKLLHTPTVQVKKLAEGPDGDSYAAALRALFELDPQTPNAVAIQRSGDVLAALEVRTDSHEGQDA, via the coding sequence GTGAGCGTGCTCGTAGTGGGTCTGTCGCACCGCAGCGCGCCGGTGCAGGTGCTCGAGCGCGCGGCCGTCGGGGCCACCGAGGTCCCGAAGCTCCTGGAAGAGTTGCTGCGCGGGCAGCACGTGTCGGAGGCCGTGCTGCTCTCCACGTGCAACCGCATCGAGGTCATCGCCGTCGTCGACGCCTTCCACGGTGGCCTCGCCGACGTATCGGCCGTGCTCGCACAGCACGCCGGGATGTCGCTCACCGAGCTCACCGAGCACGTCTTCGTGCACTACGCGGGCTCGGCGGTGCAGCACCTGTTCGCGGTCGCAGCCGGCCTCGACTCGATGGTGGTCGGCGAGGCGCAGATCCTCGGCCAGCTGCGCACCGCCTATGCCACGGCCGACGAGACCGGCACCGTCGGGCGCGCGCTTCACGAGCTCGTGCAGCAGGCGCTGCGCGTCGGCAAGCGCGTGCACACGAGCACCGGGATCGACACGGCAGGTGCCTCCGTCGTCTCCGAGTCGCTCGCCGACGCCGCCGCCGAGCTGGGTGAACTGGCCGGACGCCGGGCCGTCGTCGTCGGGGCAGGCGCCATGGGCGCGCTCGCGGCCGCCCACCTGCGCCGGGCCGGGGTCGCCGAGATCGTGGTGCTCAACCGGTCGCCCGAGCGGGCCGACCGGCTGGCCGAGAACACGCGCGCGCAGGGAACACCCGCGCGCGTCGCGGCGCTGGACACGCTGGCCGCGGAGCTGGCCACTGCCGACCTGATGGTCGCGTGCACCGGTGCCGTCGGCACCGTTGTCGAGCTCGACCAGGTGGCCGACGCCGTCGCGGAGCGGGCCGGCCGCCGGCTCGCGATCGTCGACCTGGGCCTACCCCGCGACGTCGATCCGCGCGTGGCCGAGCTGCCGGGCGTCGCGGTCGTCGACCTGGCCGCCCTGCAGCGCAGGCTGGCATCCGGCGACCGGGGCGCCGCCGTCGCCGCGGCGCAGCAGCTGGTGGCCGACGAGGCGCAGGCCTACCTCGCCGCGCAGCGCTCCGCCGAGGTCACGCCCACCGTCACCGCGTTGCGCAGGCGCGCATCCGAGGTGATCGACGCCGAGCTGTTGCGGCTCGACTCGCGGCTGCCCGACCTCGAGCCCAAGGTGCGCGAGGAGTTCGGCCGCAGCGTCCGCCGGGTGGTCGACAAGCTTCTGCACACCCCCACCGTGCAGGTCAAGAAGCTGGCCGAGGGGCCGGACGGCGACAGCTACGCGGCCGCGCTGCGAGCGCTGTTCGAGCTCGACCCGCAGACCCCGAACGCGGTGGCCATCCAGCGCAGCGGCGACGTGCTCGCCGCGCTGGAAGTCCGCACCGACTCCCACGAGGGGCAGGACGCATGA
- a CDS encoding bifunctional uroporphyrinogen-III C-methyltransferase/uroporphyrinogen-III synthase — MTPTPLGSSTVETNPGRVAFVGSGPGDPGLLTVRAREVLASAPLVVTDSDVPEQVLALVADGAEVRPAVGQPNDVAKDLVAEVQNGRSVTRLVSGDPFTIDSVVQEAIAVAAAAVPFDVIPGVAAGTAVPAYAGVPLGSAHLEADVRAGVDWPRLAAAPGTFVLHATASHLPEVASALTEHGVPAQTPVAVTVNGTHTTQKTVQSTLATMAAEAAELEGPLVVTVGAEVGLRAELSWWESRALYGWRVLVPRTKDQAGAMSDRLAVHGASAEEVPTIAVEPPRSPTQMERAVKGLVDGRYQWVVFTSTNAVRAVWEKFAEFGLDARAFSGVKIACVGSATAEKVRGFGINPELVPSIDEGQDSSSEGLLSIFPPYDDVLDPVDRVLLPRADIATETLAAGLRDRGWEIDDVTAYRTVRAAPPPAAIREAIKTGGFDAVCFTSSSTVRNLVGIAGKPHARTIVACIGPQTAETAREFGLRVDVQPAEARVPALVDALAAHAAKLRAEGALPPPRKVKARRR, encoded by the coding sequence ATGACACCTACGCCGCTTGGGTCGAGCACTGTCGAGACCAACCCGGGACGGGTCGCCTTCGTGGGCAGCGGCCCTGGCGACCCCGGCCTGCTGACCGTCCGCGCGCGGGAGGTCCTCGCGAGCGCGCCGCTCGTCGTCACGGACTCAGACGTCCCGGAGCAGGTGCTCGCGCTCGTTGCCGACGGCGCGGAGGTACGCCCCGCCGTCGGGCAGCCGAACGATGTCGCGAAGGACCTCGTCGCCGAGGTGCAGAACGGCCGCAGCGTCACGCGGCTCGTCAGCGGTGACCCCTTCACCATCGACTCGGTCGTGCAGGAGGCCATCGCCGTGGCCGCGGCCGCCGTGCCGTTCGACGTCATCCCCGGCGTGGCCGCGGGCACCGCGGTCCCCGCATACGCGGGTGTCCCGCTCGGCTCGGCGCACCTGGAGGCCGACGTGCGCGCCGGTGTCGACTGGCCGCGGCTCGCCGCGGCGCCCGGCACGTTCGTGCTGCACGCGACCGCCTCGCACCTGCCCGAGGTCGCCTCGGCGCTCACCGAGCACGGTGTGCCCGCGCAGACCCCCGTCGCCGTCACCGTGAACGGCACCCACACCACGCAGAAGACGGTGCAGAGCACCCTTGCGACGATGGCCGCCGAGGCCGCGGAGCTCGAGGGCCCGCTCGTGGTCACCGTCGGCGCCGAGGTGGGCCTGCGCGCCGAGCTGTCGTGGTGGGAGTCGCGGGCGCTGTACGGCTGGCGCGTCCTCGTGCCGCGCACCAAGGACCAGGCGGGCGCCATGAGCGACCGGCTCGCGGTCCACGGCGCCAGCGCGGAGGAGGTGCCCACCATCGCCGTCGAGCCGCCGCGCTCGCCCACGCAGATGGAGCGCGCGGTGAAGGGCCTCGTCGACGGCCGCTACCAGTGGGTGGTGTTCACCTCCACCAACGCGGTGCGTGCGGTGTGGGAGAAGTTCGCCGAGTTCGGGCTCGACGCCCGCGCGTTCTCCGGCGTCAAGATCGCGTGCGTCGGCTCGGCCACGGCCGAGAAGGTGCGCGGCTTCGGCATCAACCCGGAGCTCGTCCCGTCGATCGACGAGGGCCAGGATTCGTCGTCGGAGGGCTTGCTGAGCATCTTCCCGCCCTACGACGACGTGCTCGACCCGGTCGACCGCGTGCTGCTCCCGCGCGCCGACATCGCCACCGAGACATTGGCGGCGGGCCTGCGCGACCGCGGCTGGGAGATCGACGACGTCACCGCGTACCGCACGGTGCGCGCCGCGCCGCCGCCCGCCGCGATCCGCGAGGCCATCAAGACCGGCGGGTTCGACGCGGTGTGCTTCACCTCGTCGTCCACGGTGCGCAACCTCGTCGGGATCGCGGGCAAGCCGCACGCCCGCACGATCGTTGCCTGCATCGGCCCGCAGACGGCCGAGACGGCCCGCGAGTTCGGCCTGCGGGTCGACGTGCAGCCGGCCGAGGCCCGCGTCCCGGCACTGGTCGACGCCCTTGCGGCCCACGCGGCGAAGCTCCGTGCGGAGGGCGCCCTTCCCCCGCCGCGGAAGGTGAAGGCCCGCCGCCGCTGA
- the hemC gene encoding hydroxymethylbilane synthase: protein MRWRIGTRPSALAMAQAGIVADRLRAAGHECELVEISTSGDRSSAPVAQLGVGVFVSALRDALARGEIDIAVHSYKDLPTAPDPRLWLAAVPAREDPRDALVARDGMVLGELPTGARIGTGSPRRIAQLDALGLGLDVVAIRGNVDTRVGKVRSGELDGVVVAAAGLSRLGRLAEATELLDPLQMLPAPAQGALAVECRAQDIELGKTLAAVLEDPFTRAAVAAERAVLATLEAGCSAPVGALADVVSDLDDDGKVVDRLSLRAVVGMIDGALLRASVTGDMDDAEKLGAALAAELLDMGGLDALPRNAGSGVPR from the coding sequence ATGAGATGGCGTATCGGCACCCGGCCGAGCGCGCTCGCCATGGCCCAGGCCGGCATCGTCGCCGACCGGCTGCGTGCGGCGGGTCACGAGTGCGAGCTGGTGGAGATCAGCACGTCCGGCGACCGCTCGTCGGCGCCGGTCGCCCAGCTGGGCGTCGGGGTGTTCGTGTCGGCGCTGCGGGACGCGCTGGCGCGCGGCGAGATCGACATCGCGGTGCACTCCTACAAGGACCTCCCCACGGCGCCCGACCCGCGGCTGTGGCTCGCGGCCGTGCCCGCCCGGGAGGACCCCCGCGACGCGCTGGTGGCACGCGACGGCATGGTGCTCGGTGAGCTCCCGACCGGCGCGCGGATCGGCACCGGCTCACCGCGGCGCATCGCGCAGCTCGATGCGCTCGGTCTCGGGCTCGATGTCGTCGCGATCCGCGGCAACGTCGACACTCGGGTCGGAAAGGTGCGTTCCGGCGAGCTCGACGGCGTGGTCGTCGCGGCAGCGGGCCTGTCCCGGCTGGGGCGGCTCGCCGAGGCCACCGAGCTGCTCGACCCGCTCCAGATGCTGCCCGCGCCCGCACAGGGGGCACTGGCGGTGGAGTGCAGGGCGCAGGACATCGAGCTCGGCAAGACCCTCGCCGCGGTCCTCGAGGACCCGTTCACCCGGGCCGCGGTGGCCGCCGAGCGCGCGGTACTGGCCACCCTCGAGGCGGGCTGCAGCGCCCCGGTCGGGGCACTGGCCGACGTCGTCTCCGATCTGGATGACGACGGAAAGGTTGTCGACCGCCTGTCCCTTCGGGCGGTGGTCGGCATGATCGACGGGGCGTTGCTGCGCGCCTCCGTCACCGGAGACATGGACGACGCCGAGAAGCTCGGTGCGGCCCTGGCCGCAGAGCTGCTCGACATGGGGGGCCTCGATGCCCTTCCGAGAAACGCTGGATCGGGAGTTCCGAGATGA
- a CDS encoding molybdopterin-dependent oxidoreductase, with amino-acid sequence MSTTEAPHRAGEPAAPAIPRGWAALVGVLGVAAAVAAGQLVASLVAPASSPYLAVGDAVVRLSPHWLVEFAKAAFGTADKPVLLAGMGVVIVGIAALAGVVSRRHYGPAVGTVIVLGVLGLGAVMFEPAFSPLDMLAPTVSLVVGVAVVRWLHGRALAAAERPDEPAQPGGLTRRALLARSAAAVGVASLAGGAAGAWLGRGVGDLRGPVTARIAAARFTERAPAVPASAAYPQLGTPTFLTSNADFYRIDTALRVPVMAAEDWSLRIHGMVDAERTLTFDDLLARPLVERPVTLTCVSNTVGGDLISTATFTGVDVRDLLMEVGVRPGADQAFSRSVDGWYTGTPVDVLLEPGRGAMLAVGMNGEALPLEHGFPVRMVVPGLYGYVSATKWITEMELTTFDAKAGYWLQRGWAQRAPIKTQSRIDSPRGFAAVPAGRLTVAGIAWSQPTGIGRVEVSMDGGPWQDAELATEVSGDTWRMWRAEFDVAPGGHSVRSRATAADGVTQTEAVADPVPDGATGWPDVSFSAG; translated from the coding sequence GTGAGCACCACTGAGGCACCGCATCGGGCCGGGGAGCCCGCCGCACCGGCGATCCCGCGGGGGTGGGCCGCGCTCGTGGGGGTGCTCGGCGTCGCCGCGGCCGTCGCGGCGGGGCAGCTGGTGGCGAGCCTCGTCGCGCCTGCTTCGTCGCCCTACCTGGCCGTCGGGGACGCGGTGGTGCGGCTGTCGCCGCACTGGCTCGTCGAGTTCGCGAAGGCCGCCTTCGGCACGGCCGACAAGCCGGTGCTGCTCGCCGGGATGGGCGTGGTGATCGTGGGCATCGCGGCGCTCGCGGGAGTTGTCTCGCGCCGGCACTACGGGCCCGCTGTGGGCACCGTGATCGTGCTGGGGGTGCTCGGGCTCGGGGCCGTGATGTTCGAGCCGGCCTTCTCACCGCTGGACATGCTCGCGCCGACCGTCTCGCTGGTGGTGGGCGTTGCGGTGGTCCGGTGGCTGCACGGGCGCGCGCTCGCGGCGGCGGAACGTCCCGACGAACCGGCGCAGCCGGGCGGCCTCACCCGCCGTGCGCTCCTCGCGCGGTCCGCGGCCGCGGTGGGGGTGGCGTCGCTCGCCGGGGGCGCAGCCGGGGCGTGGCTCGGCCGCGGCGTCGGGGACCTGCGGGGGCCGGTCACCGCACGGATCGCGGCGGCCCGGTTCACCGAGCGGGCCCCCGCGGTCCCGGCCTCTGCCGCCTACCCACAGCTGGGCACCCCGACCTTCCTCACGTCGAACGCCGACTTCTACCGCATCGACACCGCACTCCGGGTCCCGGTGATGGCCGCTGAGGACTGGTCGCTGCGCATCCACGGGATGGTCGACGCGGAGCGGACGTTGACCTTCGACGACCTCCTGGCCCGGCCGCTCGTCGAGCGCCCGGTCACGCTGACCTGCGTGTCGAACACCGTCGGCGGTGACCTGATCTCCACCGCGACGTTCACGGGCGTCGACGTGCGCGACCTCCTCATGGAGGTCGGCGTGCGGCCGGGCGCGGACCAGGCCTTCTCCAGGAGCGTGGACGGCTGGTACACCGGAACGCCGGTGGACGTGCTTCTCGAGCCCGGCCGGGGCGCGATGCTCGCGGTCGGCATGAACGGGGAGGCGCTGCCGCTCGAGCACGGGTTCCCGGTGCGGATGGTCGTCCCCGGCCTGTACGGGTACGTCTCGGCGACGAAGTGGATCACCGAGATGGAGCTCACGACGTTCGACGCCAAGGCGGGCTACTGGCTGCAGCGCGGGTGGGCGCAGCGCGCGCCGATCAAGACGCAGTCGCGTATCGACAGCCCGCGCGGCTTCGCGGCGGTGCCGGCCGGACGGCTGACGGTGGCCGGCATCGCGTGGTCTCAGCCGACCGGGATCGGACGCGTCGAGGTGAGCATGGACGGCGGGCCGTGGCAGGATGCCGAGCTCGCCACCGAGGTGAGCGGCGACACCTGGCGTATGTGGCGCGCCGAGTTCGACGTCGCGCCCGGCGGCCACTCCGTGCGCAGCCGGGCCACCGCCGCCGACGGCGTGACGCAGACCGAGGCGGTCGCCGATCCCGTCCCGGACGGGGCGACCGGGTGGCCCGACGTCTCGTTCTCCGCTGGCTAG
- a CDS encoding glutaredoxin family protein: MTAPRVTVYTRADCGLCEKAEAEVARICADVGAGWTTVDVDSDPELRAEYGDRVPVIEVDGREHGFWRVEEDRLRAALA; this comes from the coding sequence GTGACGGCGCCGCGGGTCACCGTCTACACGCGCGCCGACTGCGGGCTGTGCGAGAAGGCGGAGGCGGAGGTCGCCCGGATCTGCGCCGACGTGGGGGCGGGCTGGACCACGGTGGACGTCGACTCCGACCCCGAGCTGCGCGCGGAATACGGCGACCGGGTACCCGTGATCGAGGTCGACGGGCGCGAGCACGGTTTCTGGCGGGTCGAGGAGGACCGCCTCCGCGCGGCCCTGGCCTGA
- a CDS encoding redox-sensing transcriptional repressor Rex, with the protein MSVTKPPHAGSEESPARLRSIPEASVARLAVYLRKLGELAEEGADTVSSDELAAATGVNPAKLRKDLSYIGSYGIRGVGYEVAALVHQLERTLGLNHRQAVALVGIGNLGHALAGYGGFGGRGFPVTALFDVDPDLVGIHINGILVEHVRAIPEVCAERGVTIGMIATPGQAAQGVCDLFVQAGVRCILNFAPVVLQVPDEVEVRKVDLAVELQILAFHVARKHVAAAEQATVVNGHSVNGAGRLLHMSELASESLSQRPRAASSPDGPAERSEVER; encoded by the coding sequence GTGAGCGTGACGAAGCCGCCGCATGCCGGCTCCGAGGAGTCGCCCGCCCGGCTGCGGTCGATCCCCGAGGCAAGCGTCGCCCGGCTCGCCGTCTACCTCCGCAAGCTCGGCGAGCTCGCGGAGGAGGGCGCCGACACGGTGTCGAGCGACGAGCTCGCCGCCGCCACGGGTGTCAACCCGGCGAAGCTGCGCAAGGACCTGTCCTACATCGGCTCCTACGGCATCAGAGGGGTCGGGTACGAGGTCGCGGCGCTGGTGCACCAGCTCGAGCGCACCCTCGGGCTCAACCACCGGCAGGCCGTCGCGCTCGTCGGCATCGGCAACCTCGGGCACGCGCTCGCGGGCTACGGCGGCTTCGGCGGGCGGGGCTTCCCCGTCACCGCGCTGTTCGACGTCGACCCCGATCTCGTCGGCATCCACATCAACGGCATCCTCGTCGAGCACGTCAGGGCGATCCCGGAGGTCTGCGCCGAACGCGGCGTCACCATCGGGATGATCGCCACACCGGGGCAGGCTGCGCAGGGTGTCTGCGACCTGTTCGTCCAGGCGGGGGTGCGCTGCATCCTCAACTTCGCCCCCGTCGTGCTGCAGGTGCCCGACGAGGTCGAGGTTCGCAAGGTCGACCTCGCCGTCGAGCTGCAGATCCTCGCGTTCCACGTGGCGCGCAAGCACGTGGCGGCGGCCGAGCAGGCCACGGTGGTCAACGGCCACTCCGTCAACGGGGCGGGGAGGTTGCTGCACATGAGCGAGCTTGCGAGCGAATCGCTGTCACAGCGCCCGCGCGCTGCGTCATCTCCCGATGGGCCGGCCGAGCGCAGCGAGGTCGAGCGGTGA
- the hemB gene encoding porphobilinogen synthase: MAFPTHRPRRLRTTPAMRRLVAETDLRPRHLVLPMFVKEGAAEPVPIASMPGVVQHTRDSLRKAAAEAVQAGVGGLMLFGVPARHDATGSAGVDPDGVLNVALRDVRAEVGDATVVMADTCLDEFTDHGHCGVLDDEGRVDNDATLAVYADMAVAQVEAGAHVVGPSGMMDGQVGVIREALDAAGHIDAGILAYTAKYTSAFYGPFRQAVESQLTGDRKTYQQDGANVREALRELALDLEEGADMVMVKPAMAYLDVLRAVAETADVPVAAYQVSGEYAMIEAAAANGWIERDRAVLETLTGIRRAGADIVLTYWATEIATRL, translated from the coding sequence ATGGCGTTCCCGACCCACCGGCCCCGGCGGCTGCGCACCACCCCGGCCATGCGCCGGCTCGTTGCCGAGACGGACCTGCGGCCCCGGCACCTGGTGCTGCCGATGTTCGTCAAGGAAGGCGCCGCCGAGCCGGTGCCGATCGCGTCGATGCCGGGCGTCGTGCAGCACACGCGCGATTCGCTGCGCAAGGCCGCGGCCGAGGCGGTCCAGGCCGGGGTCGGCGGGTTGATGCTGTTCGGCGTGCCGGCCCGGCACGACGCCACCGGCTCTGCCGGCGTCGACCCGGACGGCGTGCTGAACGTCGCGCTGCGCGACGTGCGCGCCGAGGTGGGGGACGCCACGGTCGTGATGGCCGACACCTGCCTCGACGAGTTCACCGACCACGGCCACTGCGGTGTGCTCGACGACGAGGGCCGGGTGGACAACGACGCAACCCTCGCCGTCTACGCCGACATGGCGGTGGCCCAGGTCGAGGCGGGCGCCCACGTCGTGGGCCCCAGCGGGATGATGGACGGGCAGGTCGGCGTGATCCGGGAGGCGCTCGACGCCGCGGGGCACATCGACGCAGGCATCCTCGCCTACACCGCGAAGTACACGTCCGCGTTCTACGGGCCGTTCCGGCAGGCGGTGGAGTCGCAGCTCACCGGCGACCGCAAGACCTACCAGCAGGACGGCGCCAATGTGCGTGAGGCGCTGCGCGAGCTCGCCCTCGACCTCGAGGAGGGCGCCGACATGGTCATGGTCAAGCCGGCCATGGCCTACCTCGATGTCCTGCGCGCCGTGGCGGAGACGGCCGACGTCCCGGTGGCCGCGTACCAGGTGTCTGGCGAGTACGCGATGATCGAGGCCGCTGCCGCCAACGGGTGGATCGAGCGTGATCGCGCGGTCCTCGAGACGCTCACCGGTATCCGCCGTGCCGGCGCCGACATCGTTCTGACGTACTGGGCCACGGAGATCGCGACGCGGCTGTGA
- a CDS encoding sigma-70 family RNA polymerase sigma factor, whose amino-acid sequence MPPTTAPRVGSAGPPPQAGATRPPLPLPRRHSPGESPAATGDPSTRTHDAAAAPPEESGGAWALVKAAQDGDMVAFGDLFDRYYDVVFRYVLFRTGDRTLAEDLTQETFVRALRRISSVSYQGRDIGAWFVTIARNLIFDHVKSSRYRLEQTTSEIIELSPSTGGPEQEVLDGATNDELLRCVRKLNPDQQECIQLRFLQGLSVAETAEIMDRNEGAVKALQHRAVRRLAQLLPEGLR is encoded by the coding sequence ATGCCCCCGACCACAGCTCCCCGCGTAGGTTCCGCCGGCCCGCCACCCCAAGCCGGCGCCACCCGCCCTCCGCTCCCGCTCCCCCGACGGCACAGCCCCGGCGAGTCCCCGGCGGCCACGGGTGATCCCTCGACCCGCACGCACGACGCGGCCGCGGCGCCCCCCGAGGAGAGCGGCGGCGCATGGGCGCTGGTGAAGGCGGCGCAGGACGGTGACATGGTCGCCTTCGGCGACCTGTTCGACCGCTACTACGACGTCGTCTTCCGCTACGTGCTCTTCCGCACCGGCGACCGCACCCTCGCCGAGGATCTCACCCAGGAGACCTTCGTCCGGGCCCTCCGCCGCATCTCCTCGGTCAGCTACCAGGGCCGGGACATCGGTGCGTGGTTCGTCACCATCGCCCGGAACCTGATCTTCGACCACGTGAAGTCCAGCCGGTACCGGCTGGAGCAGACGACGAGCGAGATCATCGAGCTCTCGCCGAGCACGGGTGGCCCCGAACAGGAAGTACTGGACGGCGCCACCAACGACGAGCTGCTCCGCTGTGTCCGGAAACTCAACCCTGACCAGCAGGAATGCATCCAGCTTCGCTTCCTGCAGGGCCTGTCCGTGGCCGAAACGGCCGAGATCATGGACCGTAACGAAGGCGCCGTCAAGGCCCTTCAACATCGAGCGGTCCGACGGCTCGCCCAGCTGCTCCCGGAGGGTCTCCGATGA